The following is a genomic window from Deltaproteobacteria bacterium.
ACAACTCTCCCAGATTCTCTGGGCCGCTTATGGAGTAACCAAGAAAATTGCCGGCCATTATCTGAAAACTGCACCTTCCGCAGGGGCACTCTATCCTCTAGACATCTACGCGGTGATTGGCAAGAAAGGTGTCCGGGAACTCATTGCAGGGGTCTATCACTTTCTGCCGAGAGATCATAGAGTGGAAATGGTCAAACAGGGAGATTACCGCTCTGAGGTGGGCAGGCTGTCTGCTCAGCAGATGTGGATTGCAGAGGCGCCGCTGATTCTGGTGATCACAGGCGAATATGGGCGCAGTACGGTCAAGTATGGCAGACGCGGCGTC
Proteins encoded in this region:
- a CDS encoding SagB/ThcOx family dehydrogenase, which gives rise to MKKICFLLLISVVVMTASSPGHPVQADEFSLPQPSYKGSLSVEQALKARRTQRSFQSRPLALEQLSQILWAAYGVTKKIAGHYLKTAPSAGALYPLDIYAVIGKKGVRELIAGVYHFLPRDHRVEMVKQGDYRSEVGRLSAQQMWIAEAPLILVITGEYGRSTVKYGRRGV